Proteins from one Fragaria vesca subsp. vesca linkage group LG6, FraVesHawaii_1.0, whole genome shotgun sequence genomic window:
- the LOC101308693 gene encoding uncharacterized protein LOC101308693 isoform 2 yields MGFLHKLWDETLAGPAPESGLGKLRKFDTFSNPPSAPMVAADEAPVVTRSITILRTHSSNLGNFPVDSGSPSESPTTPGTPVSPGTATRNFRKLTRRKSSTDALQRAEPRSPTGYDWMVITALDR; encoded by the exons ATGGGTTTTCTTCACAAGCTTTGGGATGAAACGCTCGCCGGCCCCGCACCGGAGTCCGGCCTCGGCAAGCTCCGTAAGTTCGACACCTTCTCCAACCCGCCCTCGGCCCCTATGGTTGCTGCCGATGAGGCGCCAGTTGTCACTCGGAGCATTACTATTCTTAGGACTCATTCTTCCAACCTTGGAAACTTTCCGGTGGATTCTGGCTCCCCCTCCGAGTCTCCCACCACGCCGGGAACGCCGGTCTCAC CGGGAACAGCAACAAGAAACTTCAGGAAACTAACAAGGAGAAAATCGTCCACTGATGCATTGCAACGCGCCGAACCTAGAAGTCCGACTGGTTATGATTG GATGGTGATTACTGCATTGGATCGTTGA
- the LOC101308693 gene encoding uncharacterized protein LOC101308693 isoform 3 yields the protein MGFLHKLWDETLAGPAPESGLGKLRKFDTFSNPPSAPMVAADEAPVVTRSITILRTHSSNLGNFPVDSGSPSESPTTPGTPVSPGTATRNFRKLTRRKSSTDALQRAEPRRW from the exons ATGGGTTTTCTTCACAAGCTTTGGGATGAAACGCTCGCCGGCCCCGCACCGGAGTCCGGCCTCGGCAAGCTCCGTAAGTTCGACACCTTCTCCAACCCGCCCTCGGCCCCTATGGTTGCTGCCGATGAGGCGCCAGTTGTCACTCGGAGCATTACTATTCTTAGGACTCATTCTTCCAACCTTGGAAACTTTCCGGTGGATTCTGGCTCCCCCTCCGAGTCTCCCACCACGCCGGGAACGCCGGTCTCAC CGGGAACAGCAACAAGAAACTTCAGGAAACTAACAAGGAGAAAATCGTCCACTGATGCATTGCAACGCGCCGAACCTAGAA GATGGTGA
- the LOC101308693 gene encoding uncharacterized protein LOC101308693 isoform 1 yields the protein MGFLHKLWDETLAGPAPESGLGKLRKFDTFSNPPSAPMVAADEAPVVTRSITILRTHSSNLGNFPVDSGSPSESPTTPGTPVSPGTATRNFRKLTRRKSSTDALQRAEPRSPTGYDWLFAFLVSRRIIHII from the exons ATGGGTTTTCTTCACAAGCTTTGGGATGAAACGCTCGCCGGCCCCGCACCGGAGTCCGGCCTCGGCAAGCTCCGTAAGTTCGACACCTTCTCCAACCCGCCCTCGGCCCCTATGGTTGCTGCCGATGAGGCGCCAGTTGTCACTCGGAGCATTACTATTCTTAGGACTCATTCTTCCAACCTTGGAAACTTTCCGGTGGATTCTGGCTCCCCCTCCGAGTCTCCCACCACGCCGGGAACGCCGGTCTCAC CGGGAACAGCAACAAGAAACTTCAGGAAACTAACAAGGAGAAAATCGTCCACTGATGCATTGCAACGCGCCGAACCTAGAAGTCCGACTGGTTATGATTGGTTGTTTGCTTTTTTAGTGTCTAGAAGGATAATACATATCATATAA